DNA from Sorangium aterium:
CGATCCGCTGCGGCGCCTCGTCGAGGAGGAGCGAGAGCGGCATCGGCTTCGCCACGAAGGCGAGGTACTCGATCACGAGATCCAGGCGCTCATCGCGGCGCACCTGGATCCTCGCGGAGGCGACCGACGGCGGCGCGCCCTCGTCGTCGGTATCCGCGGCGCGGGCCGAGCTGCGGGCCGGGTCGCTCGAGACGGACGCGTCCTCCTCGTCGGGGCCGGGCCCGTCCAGCGCGCGGTCCGGGAAGCTGTCCCGTGAGCCTTCCACGTCGGACGGCGTCGCGGACGGGCTCGCGATCGCTTCGAGCTCCGTGGGCGGATGGGTCGCCTTCGGATCGGTGCGCGACGACATGCCATGATCGCTATCACACACCGTCGCTCGAGCGCACCTTGCTCCCGCCGCCTCCGGACCGCGGCGCGGTCTGGACGGCGCGGCCGCGCGGTGTGCGCGCTCGCTGCGAGCCGCCCGCGCGGCGAGAGCGCGGGTGGGCAGCCGGAGGTCAGGGCGTCCGCAGGTCGACGGGTCCGTCGAGGGGCGGGCGCTGCATCCACCCGAGCGCAGAGAGCCGCGCGCGCGGGGCTGCCGCGGCCGCCGCGCGCGTGAGCGGCCCGGCTCCGCCCGCGCCGATCGCGGTGATCGCGCCGCGGATCGGCGCGAGCAGCGCCGGCGCGGCCTCGGCGCTGCTCGCCGCCACGTGGACCACGCGCGCCGCGGGCGGCAGCAGCAGCGATCGCGGCGCCGGATCCAGGCCGACCCCGTGCCCTCGACCTTCCCAGAACGAGCCCACGGCCTCGAGCGTGGCCCGGTACATGGTCACCTCCGCGCGGGCGGCGCCGTCGAGCGGCCCGCGCGGGACGCGCGCGCCCAGCTCTTCGAGCGCCTCGTGCAGGGCGCGCGCGAGCGCCTCCGCGCGCTCGGCCGGGCCTTCCACCAGCACGAAGCGCGGCGACAGGCAGCCGCGCTGATCGAACGGCGCGACGTCCGCCGCGATGTCCCGCGCCGCCTCGGCGAGGTTCGCGCTCAGGCCGACGACGGCGAGCCCCAGGCCGGCGCCATGCCCGCGCACGAGCACGCCCGGGCCGACCTGGGCCCGCAGTGTGGCCACGGTCTGGTCCGAGCCGTAGACGTGCAGCTCGGCGCCCGGCAGATCCCCGGGGCCGCCCTCACCGGCCGCCGGCGCCCCGGCGTCCCCGAGCGCGATGTCCGCGACCAGCGCGATGGTCCCGCCTGCGCGGCGGAAACCTTCGTCGGCCTGCAGCGCGCGCACGAGGAGCTCCGCGACGACGGGATCGCGGCGGGACGGGCGCACGACGACCTCCGGCGCTGTCGCCGCCGCGACGGCGATGGCCCGCAGCGGCGCCGTGCAGACGTTGGCCGCCAGGACCACGTGGCAGCGGCGCGCGCGCCCCGAGGCCGCCACGAGCGCGTCGAGCTCGCGATCGCTCGGCGCGATCTCGAGGTGGCGGCCGAGCGCGAGCTCCACGCCCTCCTGCGAGAGGCCGCTCGTGGAAGGCAGCCGCTGGCGCGCCTCCTCGCCCAGCGGATCGCGCGCGTCCGCGATCCGCGCCGCCGCGGCGACGGCGCGCTCGACCCGGCGGCGCCGCGCCGCGCCGTCGTCCATCATCACGGGCCGCCGCCGAGCATCTGGTCCATCGCGATCGAGCAGCCGCGCGGCGGCGCCCCGGACGCGCGGCCCAGGAGCTCGACGCCCTCCGCGGTGACGCGCACGCGGTCGGCGGTCTGGATGGCGACCGCCGAGTCGACGTTCGCGAGATCGACGATCCGCGCGAGCCCGATCGCGCCCGCAGGGAGCGGCGCGAGCGTCTCGGGGTCCACCGCGGTGACGCGCGTCCAGGGGGGCGCGAGGTACAGCCCTGGCGCCGCGCGCGGTGCGCCGGCGAGCGCCGCCGCGAGCGTGCCCTCGTAGAGCTGGCTGGAGAGCTCGGTCATGCCGTACTCGCTCACCACATGCGAGAGGGGCACGCCCAGCGCCCGCGCGATCGACGCCCGCAGCTCCTCCGCGGGCACCTCGCGCGAGCGGCCCTTGTAGCCGCCGGTCTGCATGACCCGGCTCCCTTCGGGCAGCAGCGCCGCGCCCTCGGGCAGCTTCGCCTCGATCAGGTGCACGAAAGCGAACGATGTTCCGAGCACGAGCGCCGGCTCGCCCGAGGCGCGCGCCTCGGCGCACGCGCGGGCGAACCCTGCGGCGTCGAGCTCGCCGCCGCGAACGTGCCAGCTCGCCGGCCCCGAGAGGCGCGCCGCGAAGCGGTCGATCATGAACCCGAGCGACGAGTCCGGCGCCTCGTCGAGCGGCGGCGCGAGGACGATCGCCCGGAGCCGCGCGCCGTCGGGCCACAGCAGGCGCTCCCCCCACGCGAGCGCGGCCAGCTCGTACGTGGCGGTCGTGCGGAACGGGTGCTCGCCGCGGGACGCCGCGCCGAGGGAGGTCCCGCTCGTGCGGAAGACGCGCTCGTCCGCCTCCGGCGGGTGGGCCGCGACGCGCGCGAACCGGAACACGTCGCACGGCACAGCGGGGATCTGCGCCGCGAGATCCATCGCGGCGACGTCCGCGCCGCGCGCCTCGAAGAGGCGGGCGACCGGCGCGCAATGCGCGGCCTGGTGCCGGGCGAGGGCGAGCGCGAGCGCATCGAAGGTCTCCGGCAGCGCCCCGCGCTCGCCCTGGTCCTGCGGAGGAGAGGCTCCCGCCGCTCGGCCGGCGCCTGTCGAGCCCGCCCCGTCCACGCGGAGCGACGCCTCGATGAACGCCCGCGCGCGGCGGTGCAGCGCCTCGCTCTGGTCTATCGGTCCCACGGGCACCGGGATAGCACGCGCGTCCTGCTCCGCTCGCGCGCTAGGCCGTCAACACGCGCGCAGCACGCGGGCGAGCGCCCCGGCCGCGGCCGAGAGCAGCGCTTCGGGGATGGTGAGCGCCGGCGTCAGCGTCAGCGTCTCGCCGCGCACCCCGCCCGTGAGGACCAGGTACCCTTCCGCCAGCATCCCGCGCAGGGCCCGGAGCCCGAGCTCGGCGCTCTCGAGCTCGACGCCGACCATGAGCCCCGCGCCCCGCACGTCGACGACGCCCGCCCTGCGTGGGAGCGCCTCCCGCAGCATCGCCTGGAAGCGAGCGCCCACGTCGCGCGAGCGCGCGGCCAGCCGGCCTTCGCCGAGGGCGTCGAGCGTCGCGAGCGCGGCGCTCGACGCGAGGGGCGATCCGGAGTGCGTCGAGGTGTGGACCACCTCGCCCTCGCGCGCCCACGCCCGCATGATCGGCTCGGGCGCCACGCACGCGGAGATGGGCAGCCCGCCGCCGAGCCCCTTGCCGAAGCAGAGGATATCGACCGGCGCCCCGAGCTCTCCTGTGCGCGTCATCGCCCCCGATCGACCGAGGCCGGTCCAGATCTCGTCCGCGATCACGAGCGCCCCGTGCCGGTGCGCCGCTTCGCAGACCGCGTGCAGGAACGCGTCGGGCGGGACGACGCAGCCGCCCCGCCCGAGGATCGGCTCGAGGAGGACCGCGCCGACGTCGCCCCCGCGCAGCGCGAGCTCGACGGCGTCGACCGAGCGCGCGGCGCCCGCCTCGTCGCGCGGGTAGGGCGCGAACGTCACGCGCCGGTTGAGCTGCTCCGCGAAGGGCGCCCTGTAGCTCTCGCGCAGCCCGCACGCCGCGAGCGGCGCGTACCCGAGCCCGTGGTACGCGCCCTCGAACGCGACGAGCCCAGGCCGTCCGGTCGAGAGCGCCGCCGTCTTGACGGCCGCGGTGATCGCGTCGCTGCCGCTCTGGCCGAGCAGCGCCATGGGCGAGGGCCCGGGGTGCAGCGCCGTGAGGCGCTCCAGCAGGGCGATCTTCACGTCGGCCGAGTACACGTCGCCGAGCGCGAGGGTCAGCCGCGACAGCTGCTCCTCCGCCGCGCGCCGCACCGGCGCCGCCGCGTGGCCGAGCAGCAGCGCGCCGAAGCCGGCGCACAGGTCGACGTACCGGTTCCCGTCGACGTCGCAGACGTTCGCGCCGCGCCCGTGCGACAGCACGATCGGCAGCATGTCGGCGCCGCTCTTCTGCGCCCGCGCCTCGCGCCGCCGGCCGAACGCCGGGCACTCGACGCGCTCGAGCCGCTCGAGGGCGCTCCGCGACAGGGGACCAGGCGGCGGCGACAGGATCGCGGGCAGCTCAGCGCCGCTGCCCGCGTCCGGCGCCGCCGGCAGCGGCAGATCGCTGTTCGGCATCGTCCTTACCTCCGCCGGAACCTAGCGCGCCCGCGGGCGGCTGCTCAGGCGCACACCCGGTTTCTCCCGCTGTTCTTCGCGTGGTAGAGGCGCTCGTCCGCGCGCTTGATGAGGTCGTTCGCTGTGCGATCGCCCTCCTGGAGGAGCGCCACGCCGACGCTGATCGTCACGCGGATGCTGTCGGCCTGGAACACGAACAGGTGCTCCGCGACCTTTTGACGCAGGGTCTCGCCGAGGGCCGCCGCGCCCTCGATGGACGTCTCCGGCAGGATGATGGCGAACTCCTCGCCGCCGTAGCGCGCGAAGACCTCGTCGCGGCGAATGCGGCTCTGCACGATGCGCGCGACCTCCTTCAGCACGAAGTCGCCGGCCAGGTGGCCGTGGACGTCGTTGATGCGCTTGAAGTGGTCGATGTCGAACAGGAGGATCGCGAGGTCCCGCTCGTGGCGGCGGCCGCGGATGATCTCGCGCTCGAGCGCCTCGTAGAGGTAGCGCTTGTTGTGGATCTGCGTGAGACCATCGATGATGGTCATCCGGTAGATCTCTTCGTGGTATTGCGCCTCCACGTCGGCGCCGGACAGGAACTTGAAGATCGTGGGGCCGATCTTCACCCGGTCTCCGTTCTTCAGCACCACCTCGCGGGAGATCTGCTCATCGTTGCAGTACGTCCCGTTGGTGCTCCCATCGTCGACGACCATCCAGGCGCTCGGCCGCTGCTCGAAATGGGCGTGCCTTCGTGACACGGAGTCGCCGTCGAGCACGATGTGGTTGTCCGCGCCGCGACCGACCCGCGTCGGGTTGTTCTCCAGCACGAACCGCTTGCCGAGCAGCGTGGGCTCCTTCGTGTAGATCACGACCAGGCAGTCGGTCGTGTTCTTGCTGCCGCCGCCCGGTGGGGGCTGGACCACCTGCGTTACACGAGTCTTTTCGTCGAAGTCACTCACGCGCGCTCAGCCCAACCCGTCGTGCGACCTAGCCTCGACATCGTTCGAGCTCTTCCCGAGACGGAACCTACCCGGGCGTGGCTCTTCGGTCGCGATGCAACGGTTCGATATGCCCTAGCTCGCCCAACGTCAAAGCGTACTGACATGCCCCGACTCCCGTCAAGACGGCCATCCGGGCGGAGCCGTCTTCAGTGCTTCCTCCGCCTTCCCGACCCGACAACGGCCTACGTCGCCTTCTGCGCTCGGTCGTGTCGGTCGTGTCGGTTGCGTCGGTTGCGTCCGTTGCGCCCTTCCACGTTCTCGGCTTGTTCCCCGCACGCCGTCCGCCCCCTCGCCGCTGTTCGCTGCCGCTCACGCCGCGCCGCACCGCAGGTGCTCGCCGATGCGCCTTGTGGGGCGCTGTGCGCTGTTATCGCAGTTGACGCCCCATCTCTTTCCTCTTGTACAGCCCGAGCTGCCGAGGACGCGGGTCTCTCTATGCGTTTCCCGAGCGCGCCGCCACCCGTCCGGCGAGCGATTGAGCCGGCAAGGGAGGGAATGGTTTGCTGGAACACGATGTGTCTGTTCGCCTGGCATGTCCGCGTTCTGCGGGGACGAGGCTCTGTGAGTTCTGCCTCAAAACGAGGGCGCATCACAACGCTGAACTGAGCGAAGCGGAACGCAGCGGACCGGAACCGAGCGAAGCGGCACGGAACGGAGCGGAACCGGAGCGGAGCGGAACCGGAGCGGAGCGGAACCGGAGCGGAGCGGAACCGAGCGGAGCGGAACCCAGCGAAGCCGAGCAGAACGTCGCGAGCGGCGCGGAACGGCGCGGAACGGCGCGGAGCCGGAGCGGGGCCGCGTGGACCGCGTGCGCTGCACGCCGCGCGTGCTGCGACCCCGCAGCGCAGAGGCCTCCCGCCAGCGTTGCCGGTCAGTTGACTTGGCACACAGGGTGCGTAGGATAGACCTGCGTCGCGGCGGAGACCTTCCCCCCCCAGGTCCGTCGCGGCGTTTTTCTTTTCAGGCTGCCGTGCCCATCTCCAGGCCGCGGCACGGCAGCGCGCTTCCTGCCTTGGATGGCTCCAGGAGCAGCTCGTTCCTCCGCCAGCCGCAACGCTCCGTCAATGCTGGAACCGGCCACGGCGGGAAGGCGTCGCTGCGCCCGCTGCGGAGAAAGGCGCCGAGAGGCCGACCCCCATCACGAAGCCGGGATCGACGGCGCGATCCCTGACGCGCAGGCGCGGGCGTGAGGGGTGGACACCGCGCTGGCGTCGATCAGGCGAGCGACGACAGCGTCGCGCGCAGCTCGCCGCCGTCGAATACCCAGAGCTCGCCCGGTCGTCCCGTGGTCCAGGTCTCGTTCGCGGTGAGCGGGCTCGTCGCGACCACCGCGATCCGATCCTTCGGGGTCGTGACGGCCGAGAAGTCGACGCGGACATCGTCGTCCAGGAGCGTCGCGATGCCGAAGGGGGCCTTGCGGATGATGTGACAGAGCCGGGTTGCGCAGCGGGCGAAGAGGTGGCGCCCGTCGCCGAGCAGGAAGTTGAACGTCCCGTCCTGGCCTAGCTCGCCGCCGAGCGCCGCGATCGCCTCCCAGAGCTCGCTGGGCCGGCGAGGATAGCCGGGGAACGAGCTGCGGAGCCCCTCCAGCAGGTAACAGAAGGCGTGCTCGCTGTCGGTCGTTCCGATGGGGTTGAAGCGGCCCAGCGCGCGGCGCCGGACGCGAGGGAGCGTGCCGTTGTGCGCGAAGACCCAGTGGCGTCCCCAGAGCTCGCGCACGAACGGGTGCGTGTTGGCGAGGAGGACATCGCCGCGGGTGCGGCGCCGGATGTGGCCGATCGCGAGCAGCGTCTTGATGGGCGTCTCGCTGAGGAATCGCGCCAGCGGGCTCTCCGCGGCGGGGCTCGGATCGAGGAACACGCGCGCGGCGCGCCCCTCGAAGAACGCGAGGCCCCAACCGTCAGCGTGGGGACCTGTGCGGCCGCCCCGGTGCCGGAGGCCGTTGAACGAAAAGACGATGTCTGTGGGGACGTTGCACTCCATCCCGAGGAGCTCGCACATGCTCGCGGGTGGACCATATCACCCCCGGAGGGGGTCTGAGATCCGATCCCGATCGATGCCGCGGCGCGATGCGCGGCGTCAGCGCGCCGGCTCGCCCTGGAGCGACGCGCGCGGGATGGAGTGGACGAGATCGATGACCGCCTTGACCGTATCGACCGGCGTCTCGGGGATGATGCCGTGGCCGAGGTTGAAGATGTGCCCGGCGCGGCCGCCCGCCTCCGCGAGCACCGCGCGCGCGCGGCGCTCGGCGACGGCGCGCGGCGCGCAGAGCAGCAGCGGGTCGAGGTTGCCCTGCACCGCGCGATCGTACCCGATGCGCTGCCACGCCTTGTCGAGCGGCGTGCGCCAGTCGACGCCGATCACCGTGCCGCCGGCGTCGCGCTGCGCCTCCAGGAGCGCCCCTGTGTTCGTACCGAAGTGGATGACCGGGACCCCCGTCGCCTCGAGGTCGCGGAGGATGTGCCGCACGTGCGGCTGCACGTGCTCGCGGTAGTCGTCGATCGAGAGCGAGCCGACCCACGAGTCGAACAGCTGCACCGCCTGGGCGCCCGCGGCGACCTGCGCGCGCAACAGGCGGCGGACGACCTCCGAGATCTTGCCCATCAGCGCCGACCACGCCTCGGGGTCGCTCCACATCAGCTGCTTCGTGAGCCGGTAGTCGCTCGACTTGCCCCCCTCGACGAGGTAGCTCGCCATGGTGAACGGCGCGCCGGCGAAGCCGATGAGCGGCGTCTTGCCGTCCAGCTCCTTGCGGATGAGGCGCACGGCGTCGAGCACGTAGCCGAGGCCCTCCTCGGGCTCGAACACCCGCAGCCGCTCGATGCCGGCCCGATCGCGCACGGGCTCGTGGATCACCGGGCCCTCGCCCTTCGCGAACTCGAAGGGGGCGCCCATCGGCTCGAGCGGCAGGAGGATGTCGGCGAAGAGGATCGCCGCGTCCATCCCGAGCCGCAGCGGCTGGAGCGTCACCTCGAGCGCGAGCTCGGGCGTCTTGCAGATCTCGAGGAGCGTGTACTTCTTCCTGAGCTCCCGGTACTCGGCCATGTACCGGCCGGCCTGGCGCATGAACCACACGGGCGTGACATCGGTCGGCTCACGCCGGCAGGCGCGCAGGAAGCGATCGTGCATGGAAGGCTCCAGGAGGGGGTCGACGGGACGCCCCTTCATGTCCGTTCAGCCATCGCCCGGCAATGGGTTTCAGCCCATCGCTCGCGCGCGGCTCGCCGGGAGCGCGGCGCGGCCGGGCCCGAGGCGGCCCGTCGAGGGGGCGGACCCAAGCGTCGGCTCCCTCGCCGTGTAGACTAGGAGCCTATGGCGCGTCCCTCCAGACCTCCCGGCTTTGACATGACGTACAGGCCCGAGAAGCGCATCGCGTTCGGGCCGCCGCTGAAGGAGCGCCTCCCGGCGCTGCTTTACCTGACCTTCGCCCTCGGCGTCTCGGGGGTGATCTTCTATGGCCAGAACGCTCCCTCGAGCTCCCGGCTCTTCCAGTACGTCGTCGAGGGCGATCGCCACCGGCTCGTCTCCTCCAGCGTTTGCGCCATCGTCCTGTGCGTGAGCGCGGTGGCGATGGTGCTACGCGAGCAGATGCGGGGGGTCGTCGTGCACCCGGACGGGATCGAGCTGCGCGAGCTGCTCACCTTCGGCGTGCCGCGCGTGCGGCGCTTCGCCTGGTCGCAGATCGACCGGATGGCGGTGCCCTCCGCGCAGGCGCGCGCCGGCGGCGCGGCGGCGGTCGGCGGGAGCGTGCCGGCGAGCAACATCCGGCTCGATCTCTGGGATGGGTCCCGCACCTGGCTGCCGGACGTCGGAGACAAGATCGCGCTGTCGGTGATGCTGGAGCGGGTCGCCCTGGCGCGGGCGATCCCGGTCGAGGGGGGAACCGGGCTGATGGACGACCTCGGGAACCCCCTTCAGGACGACGGCTGAACAGGCCTAGCGCGCGCTCGCCCCGGCCTTCCGCTGCGCGAACTCCTCGCGCACGCCCTGCCGCAGCTCGGGGTCGAGCAGGAGATCCGCGCACGTCATCGCCATGGCCTTGGCGGCGATCAGCATCGAGTCCTGGCCGGCGGGGCTCGCGGCGCGCGCGGCGAACGCGTGCTGGTGGCAGGTCGTCTCTCCCTTGCCGCAGATCGCGATCCACGGGTGGATGGCGGGGAGCGCGTGGGACACGTCGCCCATGTCGGTCGAGCCGGTGCCGACGGCGGGGTCCATCTCGATCGGCGAGCGGCCGAGGGCGCGCAGGTGCTCGCCGAAGCGGCGCGCCATCTTCCGGTTGTTGACCATGTTCTTGTAGCCGCCCTGATCGACGAGCGTGAGCTCGACCCCGCTCGCCATGGCCGCACCGCGGGCGCAGCGCTCCACGATCGCCCGCACGCGGGCGAGCTCCTCGGTGTCGAGGGCGCGGACCGAGAACTCGGCGACGGCGAGCTCCGGGATGATGTTGACCGCCTGACCGCCGTTCTTGATGAACCCGTGCACCCGGACGCCATCGCGGAAGTGGACGCGCTGGCCGTCGATCAGCCGGAAGGTGTCGAGGCAGGCCGTGAGCGCGCTGCTCCCGTCCCACGGCGCGAGCGCCGCGTGCGACGGCTTGCCGTGGAACTGGAGCTCGAGCCAGACGCTGGCCAGCGTGTCGTGCGCGAGCAGGTCGCGGTCGAACGGGTGGAACATCATCGCGGCGTCGACGCCCTCGAAGGCGCCCGCCTCGAGCAGCCTGATCTTGCCGCCGCCCCCCTCCTCGGCGGGCGTCCCGACCAGATCGATGGTGCCGGCCACGGCGTCCTTCTGCCGCGCCAGCGCGAGGAACGCGCCGAGCGCCCCCGCCGCGATCAGGTTGTGCCCGCAGGCGTGGCCGATCTCAGGGAGCGCGTCGTACTCGGCCAGGATGGCGAGGTGAGGCCCCCCGCCGCGCCCGATGCGCGCGCGCAGCGAGGTGGGCATGCCGGCGAGCCCGCGCTCGACCTGGATGCCGCGGCTCTCGACGGCCTCGGCGAGCCAGGCCGCGGCCCTGTGCTCCTCGAACCGGAGCTCCGGGTGCGCGTGGATGCGCGCGGCGATCTCGCGGAGATCCGGGGAGAGGTCGTCGATGTCACGCTGGATGCGGCTCGGGTCGAGGCTCATAGGGGCGAGCGATACTACTCTGGATCCGCGCGGCTCGCCCGGGCCATGGTGGCGCTGGCGGAGGAGCTCCGCCGCCGCCCCGTGGTCACGTTCGCGCGTTCGCGTGTTCCCTCGTTCGCACATCGGCACCCCGCGCGCCGCCACGCTGTCGGGACTTCTCACGGACCCAGGACCCTCGAATGCACGGACCGCGCTGTTCTCCGCTCCTCTTCTTACCCCGCTTACCCCGCTTCCCCTTCCTCGCGGCGGCGCTCGCGCTCGCTGCCTGCGACGCGTCCCCACGCGCCCGCCAGGAGGCCGGGCCGGCCGCCGCGAGCGTGGCGCCGCTGCCGGCTCAGTCCGCTCCAGCGCAGGCCGGGCCCGCCCGCGTCGCGGTCGAGGCGAGGGCGATGGGCACGAGCCTGCTCCTCGCCGCCTACACGAGCGAGGCGATGGATGAGGCGGCGATCAGGGTCCGGCTGGACAAGGCGATCGCCGAGATCCGCAGGCTCGAGGGGCTCATGACGACCTGGCGGCCGGACAGCGAGCTGTCACGGGTCAACGCGGCGGCCGGGAAGAGCGCGGTGGAGGTGAGCCCGGAGTCGCTCGCCGTGATCGAGAAGAGCCTCTGGATCAGCGAGCGCTCCGAGGGCGTCTTCGACGTCACCTTCGAGGCGATGCACGGGCTCTGGAAGTTCGACGAGGACATCGACGACAACGTGCCGCACAAGGAAGACGTCGAGCGGGCGCGCGCGCTCATCGATCACAGGCAGATCAAGATCGATCGCGCGCGGCGCACGGTGATGCTCGGAAAGCCCGGGATGCGGATGAGCCTCGGCGGGATCGCGAAGGGCTACGCCGTCGACGCCGCGGCGCGGGTGCTGCGGGGGGAGGGGCTGACGTCGTTCTTCGTGCAGGCCGGCGGTGACCTGTACATCGCGGGAAAGAAGCCGGACGGGTCGCCGTGGAGGGCGGGGGTGCGGGATCCGCGCGGCAAGGACGCGAACGACTACTTCGCGATGATCGAGGTGGAGGACCACGCCTTCTCCACGGCGGGCGACTACGAGCGGAGCTTCATCAAGGACGGCAGGCGCTATCACCACATCATCGATCCGCGGACCGGCTTCCCGGCGTCGGAGAGCCGGAGCGTGACCATCTGGGCAAAGGACGCGCTGACCGCGGACGCCGTCGACGATGCGGTGTTCATCCTGGGGGCCGAGAAGGGGCTCGCGCTCGTCGAGTCGATCGAGGACTGCGGCGCCGTGATCGTCGACCGGAACAACAAGGTGTGGGTGTCGAAGCGGCTGGAAGGAAAGGCCGAGGTGCTCCGCCAGCCGACCGATGGGCTGTAGGTGGGGCTTACGCGGGGGACGCGCTGCCCGGACAGGGTACTGGCCCAATTTGAACAGGGAGGCGGGGAGAAAAACTTAGTAACTCTCCCCGTCTCCCTGTGATCTTTCTCGGGCAAAGTCGACCGATGCGCGGGCGTTTCAGCCTTCGAAGAGCTCGTCCAGCGTTTTGGCGGTGAGGATCCGCTCGGCCCATACCGCGAGCCGCTCCCCGGACGCAGCGAGGACCTGCTCCCGCCTCGCCTCGGGCACTTCTCCGAACCGCGCCCGGAGCTGGCGCAGCAGCACGGCTCGCTGGCCCTCGTCGAGCCCCGCGCGCCGCCCCTCATCGAGCGCCGCCTTTCGCTCGCGGGCCTTGATGGCCTCGATTTCAGGGTTGCCCTTGCGCTCCAGCGCGCGGACGACCTCGCGCTCGGCCGCCGCGCCGTCGAGCAACGCGCGGACGGGGACCGGACGGACCAAGCACGGATCCTCGATCGTCGCGTCAGGCGCGAGCAGCACGAACCGCCCCTCGGCCGCCGACCACTCGGCGACCTCATCACGCTTGACGAAGATGACGAAGACGCGGCGCACGCCTCGGGCGACGAGATCCTCGGCCTTCTCGCGCGCGTCCTGCATCGACTGCTCGTTGACGATCTCGAACGAGAGCTCCTCCAGATACCGGCGTCCCGTCGCCGGATCGAGCCCTGCCCTGCGGATGGAGAGGTCGGTGGCGAAATCCGAGCCCTCGGCGACGCGGGTGATGAGATCGGCCGCGCCGATGTAGCCGGGCCGAAGGTGCGGCGCGATCAGGAAATCCAGCCGCACCTGCTGCTCGGCGTGCGGCTCGAGCGCCGGCGCCGCGACGACCTTGCGC
Protein-coding regions in this window:
- a CDS encoding acyl-CoA reductase, which codes for MMDDGAARRRRVERAVAAAARIADARDPLGEEARQRLPSTSGLSQEGVELALGRHLEIAPSDRELDALVAASGRARRCHVVLAANVCTAPLRAIAVAAATAPEVVVRPSRRDPVVAELLVRALQADEGFRRAGGTIALVADIALGDAGAPAAGEGGPGDLPGAELHVYGSDQTVATLRAQVGPGVLVRGHGAGLGLAVVGLSANLAEAARDIAADVAPFDQRGCLSPRFVLVEGPAERAEALARALHEALEELGARVPRGPLDGAARAEVTMYRATLEAVGSFWEGRGHGVGLDPAPRSLLLPPAARVVHVAASSAEAAPALLAPIRGAITAIGAGGAGPLTRAAAAAAPRARLSALGWMQRPPLDGPVDLRTP
- a CDS encoding LuxE/PaaK family acyltransferase translates to MGPIDQSEALHRRARAFIEASLRVDGAGSTGAGRAAGASPPQDQGERGALPETFDALALALARHQAAHCAPVARLFEARGADVAAMDLAAQIPAVPCDVFRFARVAAHPPEADERVFRTSGTSLGAASRGEHPFRTTATYELAALAWGERLLWPDGARLRAIVLAPPLDEAPDSSLGFMIDRFAARLSGPASWHVRGGELDAAGFARACAEARASGEPALVLGTSFAFVHLIEAKLPEGAALLPEGSRVMQTGGYKGRSREVPAEELRASIARALGVPLSHVVSEYGMTELSSQLYEGTLAAALAGAPRAAPGLYLAPPWTRVTAVDPETLAPLPAGAIGLARIVDLANVDSAVAIQTADRVRVTAEGVELLGRASGAPPRGCSIAMDQMLGGGP
- a CDS encoding aspartate aminotransferase family protein; its protein translation is MPNSDLPLPAAPDAGSGAELPAILSPPPGPLSRSALERLERVECPAFGRRREARAQKSGADMLPIVLSHGRGANVCDVDGNRYVDLCAGFGALLLGHAAAPVRRAAEEQLSRLTLALGDVYSADVKIALLERLTALHPGPSPMALLGQSGSDAITAAVKTAALSTGRPGLVAFEGAYHGLGYAPLAACGLRESYRAPFAEQLNRRVTFAPYPRDEAGAARSVDAVELALRGGDVGAVLLEPILGRGGCVVPPDAFLHAVCEAAHRHGALVIADEIWTGLGRSGAMTRTGELGAPVDILCFGKGLGGGLPISACVAPEPIMRAWAREGEVVHTSTHSGSPLASSAALATLDALGEGRLAARSRDVGARFQAMLREALPRRAGVVDVRGAGLMVGVELESAELGLRALRGMLAEGYLVLTGGVRGETLTLTPALTIPEALLSAAAGALARVLRAC
- a CDS encoding GGDEF domain-containing protein, whose translation is MSDFDEKTRVTQVVQPPPGGGSKNTTDCLVVIYTKEPTLLGKRFVLENNPTRVGRGADNHIVLDGDSVSRRHAHFEQRPSAWMVVDDGSTNGTYCNDEQISREVVLKNGDRVKIGPTIFKFLSGADVEAQYHEEIYRMTIIDGLTQIHNKRYLYEALEREIIRGRRHERDLAILLFDIDHFKRINDVHGHLAGDFVLKEVARIVQSRIRRDEVFARYGGEEFAIILPETSIEGAAALGETLRQKVAEHLFVFQADSIRVTISVGVALLQEGDRTANDLIKRADERLYHAKNSGRNRVCA
- a CDS encoding class II glutamine amidotransferase; amino-acid sequence: MCELLGMECNVPTDIVFSFNGLRHRGGRTGPHADGWGLAFFEGRAARVFLDPSPAAESPLARFLSETPIKTLLAIGHIRRRTRGDVLLANTHPFVRELWGRHWVFAHNGTLPRVRRRALGRFNPIGTTDSEHAFCYLLEGLRSSFPGYPRRPSELWEAIAALGGELGQDGTFNFLLGDGRHLFARCATRLCHIIRKAPFGIATLLDDDVRVDFSAVTTPKDRIAVVATSPLTANETWTTGRPGELWVFDGGELRATLSSLA
- the hemE gene encoding uroporphyrinogen decarboxylase; protein product: MHDRFLRACRREPTDVTPVWFMRQAGRYMAEYRELRKKYTLLEICKTPELALEVTLQPLRLGMDAAILFADILLPLEPMGAPFEFAKGEGPVIHEPVRDRAGIERLRVFEPEEGLGYVLDAVRLIRKELDGKTPLIGFAGAPFTMASYLVEGGKSSDYRLTKQLMWSDPEAWSALMGKISEVVRRLLRAQVAAGAQAVQLFDSWVGSLSIDDYREHVQPHVRHILRDLEATGVPVIHFGTNTGALLEAQRDAGGTVIGVDWRTPLDKAWQRIGYDRAVQGNLDPLLLCAPRAVAERRARAVLAEAGGRAGHIFNLGHGIIPETPVDTVKAVIDLVHSIPRASLQGEPAR
- a CDS encoding amidohydrolase, with the protein product MSLDPSRIQRDIDDLSPDLREIAARIHAHPELRFEEHRAAAWLAEAVESRGIQVERGLAGMPTSLRARIGRGGGPHLAILAEYDALPEIGHACGHNLIAAGALGAFLALARQKDAVAGTIDLVGTPAEEGGGGKIRLLEAGAFEGVDAAMMFHPFDRDLLAHDTLASVWLELQFHGKPSHAALAPWDGSSALTACLDTFRLIDGQRVHFRDGVRVHGFIKNGGQAVNIIPELAVAEFSVRALDTEELARVRAIVERCARGAAMASGVELTLVDQGGYKNMVNNRKMARRFGEHLRALGRSPIEMDPAVGTGSTDMGDVSHALPAIHPWIAICGKGETTCHQHAFAARAASPAGQDSMLIAAKAMAMTCADLLLDPELRQGVREEFAQRKAGASAR
- a CDS encoding FAD:protein FMN transferase; this translates as MHGPRCSPLLFLPRLPRFPFLAAALALAACDASPRARQEAGPAAASVAPLPAQSAPAQAGPARVAVEARAMGTSLLLAAYTSEAMDEAAIRVRLDKAIAEIRRLEGLMTTWRPDSELSRVNAAAGKSAVEVSPESLAVIEKSLWISERSEGVFDVTFEAMHGLWKFDEDIDDNVPHKEDVERARALIDHRQIKIDRARRTVMLGKPGMRMSLGGIAKGYAVDAAARVLRGEGLTSFFVQAGGDLYIAGKKPDGSPWRAGVRDPRGKDANDYFAMIEVEDHAFSTAGDYERSFIKDGRRYHHIIDPRTGFPASESRSVTIWAKDALTADAVDDAVFILGAEKGLALVESIEDCGAVIVDRNNKVWVSKRLEGKAEVLRQPTDGL